One genomic window of Sphingobacterium oryzagri includes the following:
- a CDS encoding glycoside hydrolase family 43 protein — MNIQTLCKLFILGFVSIAPAKAQSTKDTVITVSGNPLFTHKYTADPAALVVGDTFYLYAGQDTGDGRGYNIPNWLVFSTKDMKTWTEHAIPLQTSSFSWAVGNSSWASQVIARDGKYYWYVSTEHKDVDGKRGKAIGVAVADNPVGPFRDAKGSALITNNMTTKWTNISWDDIDPTVWIDNNGQGYLFWGNTQCYYAKLKPNMIEIEGDIIPVSLPAFTEAPWIHKRGDWYYLSYATGFPEKIAYAMSKNIAGPWEYKGLLNEIAGNSNTNHQAIVEFKGKWYFVYHNGAVQTEGGSYRRSVCIDRLYYNKDGSIKRIQMTTEGVAH, encoded by the coding sequence ATGAATATACAAACACTTTGTAAGCTTTTTATTTTGGGCTTCGTAAGCATCGCTCCAGCAAAAGCACAATCGACCAAGGATACGGTGATTACCGTATCGGGTAATCCACTCTTTACGCATAAATACACGGCTGATCCTGCAGCACTGGTGGTAGGAGACACCTTTTATCTCTACGCCGGTCAAGATACGGGCGATGGCCGTGGTTATAATATTCCTAATTGGTTGGTGTTTTCTACCAAAGACATGAAAACCTGGACCGAGCATGCAATTCCGCTGCAAACCAGCAGTTTTTCGTGGGCGGTGGGCAATAGCTCATGGGCTTCGCAAGTGATTGCGCGTGATGGTAAGTATTATTGGTATGTTTCAACCGAGCATAAAGATGTCGATGGCAAACGCGGAAAAGCTATAGGCGTGGCGGTCGCTGACAATCCTGTCGGCCCGTTTCGCGATGCGAAAGGATCGGCTTTGATTACCAACAACATGACTACCAAATGGACGAATATAAGTTGGGACGATATCGATCCAACAGTTTGGATCGATAACAACGGACAAGGCTACCTTTTTTGGGGCAACACGCAATGTTATTATGCCAAGCTCAAACCAAACATGATCGAAATAGAAGGAGATATCATACCCGTTTCGCTACCGGCATTTACCGAAGCGCCCTGGATACATAAACGCGGCGATTGGTATTACCTTTCTTACGCTACCGGTTTTCCCGAAAAGATTGCTTATGCAATGAGCAAGAACATAGCGGGGCCGTGGGAGTACAAAGGTTTGCTCAACGAGATTGCCGGTAATAGCAACACCAATCACCAGGCAATTGTCGAATTTAAAGGCAAATGGTATTTTGTTTACCATAATGGAGCCGTGCAAACCGAAGGCGGAAGCTATCGTCGTTCGGTATGTATTGATCGGTTATATTATAACAAAGACGGCAGTATCAAGCGCATTCAAATGACGACAGAAGGTGTCGCGCATTAG
- a CDS encoding L-dopachrome tautomerase-related protein yields the protein MHDKRLEVVASFGSSQPIGVSVSSDNRVFVSFPNREPYLFGLTEIVNGQRMAYPDQAWNDKQPDGHNNFVNVQDIYFDVDDQLWVLDSKPGAGNSVFGKGTGDVAEGRFNLVQIDLKTNKVVKQYHFEDLNKGASGLNDVRVDTDKKMAYLSDPGQAGIVVLDLRTGKSRLVLAHSKSTTADTAIVLQYEGKDMRDKDNNPFRSNVNGIALTKDNRYFYYKPINTLHLYRIPTEFLADANLTDAELEKKVEDMGETTITHGLVADKNGAIYLTSSLDYSIKRWTADGKIETIVQDSRLIWPDSLGIGSDGYLYFSCAQVNRLPNWNNGHDKTHFPYEVYRVKVL from the coding sequence ATGCACGATAAACGTTTGGAAGTAGTGGCTTCTTTTGGATCTTCGCAGCCCATCGGGGTTAGCGTTTCTAGCGATAACCGTGTTTTTGTTTCGTTTCCAAATCGCGAGCCTTATCTGTTTGGGCTGACGGAAATCGTCAATGGCCAGCGCATGGCTTATCCTGATCAGGCATGGAATGATAAGCAGCCCGATGGGCATAATAATTTTGTCAACGTGCAGGATATTTATTTCGATGTTGACGACCAACTATGGGTGTTGGATTCCAAACCGGGGGCCGGCAATTCTGTTTTCGGAAAAGGGACAGGTGATGTCGCTGAAGGCCGGTTCAACCTTGTTCAGATTGATCTGAAAACTAATAAAGTGGTCAAGCAATACCATTTCGAAGATTTAAATAAGGGAGCATCGGGATTGAACGATGTGCGTGTTGACACAGATAAAAAGATGGCCTATTTGTCTGATCCCGGGCAAGCGGGGATTGTGGTGCTTGATTTGCGTACAGGCAAGTCGCGGCTGGTGCTCGCGCATTCGAAAAGCACGACGGCAGATACGGCGATTGTTTTACAGTATGAAGGAAAGGACATGCGCGATAAGGATAATAATCCGTTTCGTTCCAACGTAAATGGTATCGCATTGACTAAAGACAACCGCTACTTTTATTATAAACCCATCAATACGCTACATCTCTACCGTATTCCGACCGAATTTTTGGCAGATGCTAACTTAACGGATGCCGAATTGGAGAAAAAGGTGGAAGACATGGGCGAAACGACCATCACACATGGATTGGTCGCCGACAAAAACGGTGCAATCTATCTAACATCCTCGCTTGACTATAGTATAAAGCGTTGGACAGCCGACGGAAAAATCGAAACAATTGTGCAAGATAGCCGATTGATATGGCCCGATTCGCTGGGCATCGGCAGCGATGGTTACCTGTATTTTTCCTGTGCTCAAGTAAACCGCCTGCCCAATTGGAATAATGGTCATGATAAGACCCACTTTCCGTATGAAGTGTATCGGGTGAAGGTGCTATAA
- a CDS encoding SusC/RagA family TonB-linked outer membrane protein, producing the protein MKNWKFILLCKTFLLLVTLLHAQQRSLRGTVKDIQGQPIVGATVQVIGSDQAVSTGEDGGFTLTVPSGEVRLSVSAIGFTTKEAVVLNATQVAIVLDGNAQQLEEVIIQTAYGTSKKSSFTGSATTINAKQLENVNSSNVAQGLQGLSAGVQVTNTSGRPGANPTINIRGLGSLTADTGPLYVVDGVPSDVSLNSYSPSDIESITVLKDAAATSLYGSRAANGVILITTKRGASGTPKVNARGGWTTSDFAVKFPEKVSPAKQWELAWEGLYNDAVDFDNLSDQAAREYASNRVPSVFWNRSPFTLNDGTTREYRSGWNMDYPVGLDGKMKPEAARLWDFDIFKEAFDYRLKQDYSVDFSGSLGDNNSYFTSFSYLGDKGVHISDDFKRFTGRVALNSKMNDWLTVSNSVMYMNSGDKNGGFDARVFRVMPSEYSAYLWDYNSNSYAISPFTGQPQLEEGVATGRAWWPRWSAFGALTENKNSQTDNLQTVSALTFRLLPELSLKTTYSFQLIDNFYHMWKSPERENQLLPSEGYVQRDAYRSFSHTLNNVLTYDKTFDELHHINILAGQEIYSYTTSGSGATRSGLALPYFTEIPLASNDPTAWSSYGKYGLASFFGKAEYDYQQKYFLSGSVRRDASSRFHPDQRWGQFYSLGGAWRISEERFMDLTKNWLQDLKLKASYGEVGNDRVGGYYAYMGLYGPTSYAGGAAVSLTQVNNDNIKWETNIQTNVGVEFMVFNKLSASVEYFSRKSKDLLLNRPLAPSLGMDAILENIGDVQNVGWEFDLNYTPIRSENFDWRVNLNATTYKNEITSLPSKEEQFNQGVAIFKWREGGSRYDIYAPSYAGVNPANGRNQWWKYDFDQNGQITGRTATENYNEVNVDQQRLHQGSVLPDLYGSLTNNFRYKNIDLSFMLYYSIGGKMYDYNYSESNVLRENFAAYDNLDDRWQEAGDVTDIAKIYTYRTFDAFANARYSDQYIFDNDFVRLKNVMLGYTLPTALTSRWGVSLLRLYFRGDNLLTFGNAANRGTDPENFGNSGNLSSPIGVVDGTSGVPTLRSYTLGLNISF; encoded by the coding sequence ATGAAAAATTGGAAATTTATTTTACTCTGTAAGACTTTCCTGCTGCTGGTCACATTGTTGCATGCGCAACAGCGGTCGCTACGCGGCACGGTTAAAGATATACAGGGGCAACCAATCGTGGGCGCAACGGTTCAGGTAATCGGTAGTGACCAAGCCGTCTCCACGGGAGAAGATGGGGGATTCACCTTAACCGTGCCTTCCGGTGAAGTTCGCCTCTCGGTATCGGCTATTGGTTTTACCACTAAAGAAGCTGTCGTGCTCAACGCTACACAAGTAGCGATTGTTTTAGACGGCAATGCGCAGCAATTGGAAGAAGTCATTATTCAGACCGCCTATGGCACCAGTAAAAAATCATCCTTTACGGGCTCAGCGACGACGATCAACGCCAAGCAGCTTGAAAATGTTAACAGTTCCAATGTGGCGCAGGGTTTACAAGGGTTGTCGGCCGGCGTGCAGGTAACCAATACGTCGGGACGCCCGGGCGCTAACCCGACCATTAACATCCGTGGTTTGGGATCGCTCACGGCAGATACCGGGCCGCTCTACGTGGTCGATGGTGTACCTTCTGATGTTAGCCTGAACTCGTATTCCCCGTCGGATATTGAATCGATCACCGTATTAAAAGATGCAGCCGCCACCTCCTTATATGGCTCTCGTGCGGCAAATGGTGTAATCTTAATAACGACAAAACGCGGCGCTAGCGGCACACCAAAAGTAAACGCACGTGGCGGCTGGACAACGAGTGATTTTGCGGTTAAATTTCCGGAGAAAGTATCGCCCGCCAAACAATGGGAACTGGCTTGGGAAGGCTTATATAACGATGCGGTAGATTTTGATAATCTTTCCGATCAGGCAGCACGCGAATATGCCAGCAATCGGGTGCCATCCGTTTTCTGGAACCGGAGTCCGTTTACCCTAAATGATGGTACCACCCGCGAATATCGTTCAGGTTGGAATATGGACTATCCAGTAGGATTAGACGGCAAGATGAAGCCGGAAGCAGCGCGCCTCTGGGATTTTGATATTTTTAAAGAAGCCTTTGATTACCGATTGAAGCAAGATTATAGCGTCGATTTTAGTGGCTCGCTGGGCGACAACAATTCCTATTTTACGTCTTTTTCTTATTTAGGCGATAAAGGTGTGCATATCAGTGATGATTTTAAACGATTTACAGGCCGTGTTGCGTTAAACTCCAAAATGAACGATTGGCTTACCGTTAGCAACTCGGTGATGTATATGAATAGTGGCGACAAAAATGGCGGATTTGACGCCCGTGTGTTTCGTGTGATGCCGAGCGAATATTCGGCTTATCTCTGGGATTACAACAGCAATAGCTACGCCATCAGTCCGTTTACCGGGCAACCACAATTGGAAGAAGGTGTGGCAACGGGCAGAGCCTGGTGGCCACGCTGGAGTGCATTTGGTGCGCTGACGGAAAATAAAAATAGCCAAACCGATAATCTGCAAACCGTCTCAGCCCTGACTTTTCGCTTGCTACCGGAATTGTCGCTTAAAACGACCTATTCCTTTCAGTTGATTGATAATTTCTACCATATGTGGAAAAGTCCGGAACGCGAGAATCAGCTGCTGCCTTCTGAAGGCTATGTGCAGCGCGATGCCTATCGTAGTTTTTCGCATACGTTGAACAACGTGTTGACTTATGATAAAACATTCGATGAGCTGCACCATATCAATATACTGGCCGGACAGGAAATCTACTCGTACACCACTTCGGGCTCCGGCGCAACACGATCTGGCTTGGCGCTACCGTATTTCACAGAAATACCATTGGCCTCTAACGATCCTACCGCGTGGTCGAGCTACGGAAAATATGGTTTGGCGAGTTTCTTTGGAAAAGCGGAATACGATTACCAGCAAAAATACTTCCTCTCAGGTAGCGTGCGTAGAGATGCCTCTTCACGCTTTCATCCAGACCAGCGCTGGGGACAATTTTATTCCCTAGGCGGCGCATGGCGTATTTCGGAAGAAAGATTTATGGATCTTACCAAAAACTGGTTGCAAGATCTTAAATTAAAAGCGAGTTATGGTGAGGTAGGTAACGATCGTGTTGGCGGCTATTACGCTTATATGGGCCTTTACGGGCCGACCAGCTATGCTGGTGGTGCTGCGGTATCACTCACGCAAGTCAATAACGATAATATCAAGTGGGAAACGAATATTCAAACCAACGTCGGCGTAGAATTTATGGTTTTCAATAAATTGTCGGCCAGCGTGGAGTATTTTTCCCGCAAGTCCAAAGATCTCTTGCTTAACCGACCGCTGGCACCATCGTTAGGTATGGATGCGATCCTGGAAAACATTGGCGATGTGCAAAATGTAGGCTGGGAATTCGATCTTAATTACACGCCGATACGTTCGGAAAATTTTGATTGGCGCGTAAACTTAAATGCGACCACGTATAAGAATGAGATTACCAGCCTGCCAAGCAAAGAAGAACAATTTAACCAAGGTGTAGCTATTTTCAAATGGCGCGAAGGTGGCTCTCGTTATGATATTTATGCACCTTCTTATGCCGGCGTAAACCCCGCGAATGGCCGCAACCAATGGTGGAAATACGACTTTGATCAAAATGGGCAGATCACCGGGCGTACAGCGACCGAAAACTACAACGAGGTAAATGTCGATCAGCAACGATTGCACCAAGGGTCTGTATTGCCTGATCTGTATGGATCATTGACCAATAATTTCAGGTACAAAAATATCGACCTCTCGTTTATGCTATACTACAGCATCGGCGGTAAAATGTACGACTACAACTATTCAGAAAGCAATGTATTGCGTGAAAACTTTGCGGCTTATGATAACCTGGATGATCGTTGGCAAGAAGCCGGTGACGTAACTGATATTGCCAAGATTTATACCTATCGCACGTTTGACGCTTTCGCCAACGCGCGTTACAGCGACCAATATATTTTTGATAACGATTTTGTGCGCTTGAAAAATGTGATGTTAGGGTATACCTTACCTACTGCGTTAACCAGCCGATGGGGCGTTTCGCTTTTGCGGCTTTATTTCAGGGGCGATAATCTGCTCACGTTTGGCAACGCTGCCAATCGCGGTACCGATCCCGAAAATTTTGGCAATAGCGGCAACTTAAGTTCGCCTATCGGTGTGGTTGATGGTACATCGGGCGTTCCCACCTTACGCAGTTATACCCTCGGATTAAACATCTCTTTTTAA
- a CDS encoding Smr/MutS family protein, with the protein MARALPRPPKEVDLHAAAFLKNVDRYEADELLAESLELLRESLDAAIYWDYTEIRFVHGKGKGILRQAVYEELAYYKQSGAIDRYHPSYQNEDVVVVSIGL; encoded by the coding sequence ATGGCTAGAGCATTACCAAGACCGCCGAAAGAGGTAGATTTACATGCAGCTGCATTTTTAAAAAATGTAGACCGCTACGAAGCAGACGAGTTGCTTGCCGAATCGTTGGAATTACTGCGCGAAAGCCTGGACGCGGCTATTTATTGGGACTATACCGAAATACGTTTTGTACACGGCAAGGGCAAAGGCATCTTGCGCCAGGCGGTTTATGAAGAATTGGCTTATTATAAACAATCCGGTGCTATAGATCGCTACCACCCGTCTTACCAAAACGAAGATGTGGTCGTGGTGTCTATTGGCTTATAG
- a CDS encoding RagB/SusD family nutrient uptake outer membrane protein — protein MNVFNNIKLWSLAATLFVATSCDSFLTEEPTSDLTNSTVVQDVTGLNLLLQGTYRIMRDGNNAPAVASPLGLKLLSTVTGLDMMVNQEQVGDNWYFHTFSNQRYEATSAVPGTIWTAMYKVINNANIILDNVDQVQGNAAEIAAIKGQALALRARCYFNLVRLYQHTYSIAQTKPGVPLQLTADLEPKARATVAEVYAQIVADLTQAVTSLADYNRPNLNFYNSDVAHFLLAQVYLTMEDWANAQAQANQVRTGYALMTIGDYAAGFSTPNKEWVLGYEQGTQDFWWYDSPACWFDFGQNNAPWQAEQVLPSNSFVTDVMAGDPRLLVIENPLYPGKYAATKFRELRNEPPYGNLYDLRAAEMYLVEAEAAARQGNVSLGLQVLNMLQNERGAAVTTTTNQNALIDAILLERRKEMWGEGLEWFDILRLKVPVVRTLAQGHYQNVNIPQNSNKLIMMIPEKEVINNSLIVQNPNPDQVPVFVP, from the coding sequence ATGAACGTATTTAACAATATAAAACTATGGAGTCTGGCCGCTACACTTTTTGTCGCGACTTCCTGTGATTCCTTTTTGACGGAAGAACCAACTTCGGATTTAACGAATAGTACCGTGGTGCAAGACGTCACGGGATTAAACCTGCTGTTGCAAGGCACGTACCGTATTATGCGCGATGGAAACAACGCGCCAGCAGTAGCAAGCCCCCTTGGCCTAAAGCTGCTTTCTACGGTGACTGGGCTGGATATGATGGTAAATCAGGAGCAAGTCGGCGACAACTGGTATTTTCATACATTTAGCAACCAACGCTATGAAGCGACCAGTGCTGTGCCCGGCACAATCTGGACAGCGATGTATAAAGTGATTAATAACGCCAATATTATTTTGGATAATGTAGACCAGGTGCAGGGCAACGCTGCAGAAATAGCAGCGATCAAAGGACAAGCGCTGGCGCTGCGTGCACGCTGTTATTTCAACTTGGTACGTTTGTATCAGCATACTTATAGCATTGCGCAAACAAAGCCGGGCGTGCCTTTACAACTCACGGCCGACCTGGAACCTAAGGCAAGGGCGACCGTAGCGGAAGTGTATGCACAAATTGTAGCCGATCTGACACAAGCCGTAACCTCGTTGGCCGATTACAACAGACCAAATCTCAACTTTTACAATAGCGATGTAGCGCATTTCTTACTGGCGCAGGTGTATTTAACCATGGAAGACTGGGCCAATGCGCAGGCGCAAGCCAACCAGGTGCGTACCGGATATGCTTTAATGACGATAGGCGACTATGCCGCAGGTTTTTCAACGCCAAATAAAGAGTGGGTTTTGGGTTATGAACAGGGCACGCAAGATTTTTGGTGGTACGATTCGCCAGCTTGCTGGTTTGATTTTGGGCAGAACAATGCCCCCTGGCAAGCGGAGCAGGTTTTACCATCCAACAGCTTCGTGACGGATGTTATGGCCGGCGATCCACGTTTGTTGGTTATCGAAAATCCGCTCTATCCAGGCAAATATGCCGCGACGAAATTTCGTGAACTGCGTAACGAGCCGCCTTACGGCAATTTGTACGATCTGCGTGCCGCAGAAATGTATCTGGTAGAAGCAGAGGCTGCGGCTCGGCAAGGAAACGTCAGTCTAGGTTTGCAAGTGTTAAATATGCTGCAAAATGAACGTGGCGCAGCCGTTACAACAACGACCAATCAAAATGCCTTGATTGATGCCATTCTCTTGGAGCGGCGCAAAGAAATGTGGGGAGAAGGTTTAGAATGGTTTGATATTTTGCGTTTGAAAGTACCCGTCGTGCGCACCTTGGCGCAGGGACATTATCAAAATGTAAATATTCCGCAAAATTCCAATAAATTGATCATGATGATTCCGGAAAAAGAAGTGATCAATAACAGTTTGATCGTTCAAAATCCAAATCCTGATCAGGTACCAGTGTTTGTACCTTAA
- a CDS encoding 2-hydroxyacid dehydrogenase, with translation MKIAFFSTQPYDRQFFEQENTGGKFIYQFYETHLGPHIVQAVENVDVVCVFVNDKVNAEVIAVLAEKGVRIIALRCAGFNNVDLAAAKTHGIAVCRVPAYSPEAVAEHTVAMLLTLNRKTHKAYNRVREQNFSLTGLLGFNLHGRTIGVVGTGKIGKAFCRIMRGFGCHVLAFDLYEDEDLKKEGVQYVTLDELYARADIISLHCPLTTDNKHMLREASFQKMKDGVIVLNTSRGALIDTVAVIEALKSRKLGGLAIDVYEQEEKVFFRDLSDTVIEDDTLQRLMSFPNVLITAHQAFFTDEALTQIARKTLTNIEKGLHQRVSDDDPAFLD, from the coding sequence ATGAAGATCGCTTTCTTTTCAACGCAACCCTACGATCGCCAATTTTTTGAGCAGGAAAATACCGGCGGCAAGTTTATTTATCAATTTTACGAAACACATTTAGGTCCGCATATTGTACAAGCCGTGGAAAATGTAGACGTCGTTTGTGTATTTGTGAATGACAAAGTAAATGCGGAGGTGATTGCCGTGCTGGCAGAAAAAGGCGTGCGGATCATTGCGCTGCGCTGCGCCGGTTTTAATAATGTAGACCTCGCTGCGGCCAAAACACATGGCATTGCCGTCTGCCGGGTGCCCGCTTACTCGCCAGAGGCTGTTGCAGAGCATACGGTCGCGATGCTGCTTACCTTAAACCGCAAAACGCACAAGGCATACAACCGCGTACGCGAGCAAAATTTTTCGTTAACCGGTTTGCTGGGATTCAACTTACACGGCCGAACGATCGGTGTGGTGGGAACGGGTAAGATCGGAAAAGCATTTTGTCGCATCATGCGTGGATTTGGTTGTCATGTGCTGGCCTTTGATTTGTATGAAGACGAGGATTTAAAGAAGGAAGGTGTGCAATACGTCACACTTGATGAGCTGTATGCACGGGCTGATATTATTTCTCTACATTGCCCGCTTACGACAGATAATAAACATATGTTGCGAGAAGCCTCCTTCCAAAAGATGAAAGACGGTGTCATCGTTTTAAACACAAGCCGCGGAGCTTTAATTGATACTGTTGCCGTGATCGAAGCACTCAAAAGTCGTAAACTGGGAGGCTTGGCCATTGATGTGTATGAACAAGAGGAAAAGGTTTTTTTCAGAGATCTGAGTGATACCGTGATCGAAGATGATACCTTGCAAAGGTTGATGAGTTTTCCAAACGTGTTGATCACCGCACATCAAGCCTTTTTTACCGATGAGGCGCTTACGCAAATCGCCAGAAAAACCTTAACAAATATCGAAAAGGGCTTACACCAGCGTGTGTCTGACGATGATCCTGCCTTTCTAGATTAG
- a CDS encoding LacI family DNA-binding transcriptional regulator → MSEVTIKSIAKALQLSPATISRALNDSHEIKQSTKDRVLAYAKAHNYQPNTFAKNLKTGKTNLIGVVIPFLSSPFFLEFIEELYKAVLPLHYTLLPFQTQNQEKLEEEALHFLLSQNVAGIISSPAHENSNITLLKRIHEFHCPIILFDRIQHSLDTHKIGIHNSLETYNATEELIKKGRTKIAFLCGKDIGNTKDRIRGYKNALLNHAIPFVEDYVIYADYQNPNEAIDSEIRQVLCDLQQRDLLPDAIVGGTDTLSIKILGVLADLHLAVPEDVAVIGFTNTNLADYLNPALSTIRQPTQKMAQLAVELLLELIEKKRHNTEIAYKSYLLPSHTVHRKSSAI, encoded by the coding sequence ATGAGCGAAGTTACGATCAAATCTATTGCAAAAGCACTGCAGCTATCACCAGCGACCATCTCGCGCGCGCTAAACGATAGCCATGAGATAAAACAATCGACAAAAGATCGTGTGTTGGCCTATGCCAAGGCACATAATTACCAGCCAAACACCTTTGCAAAAAACTTAAAGACAGGTAAAACCAACCTGATCGGTGTGGTCATCCCGTTTTTATCCAGTCCTTTTTTTCTGGAGTTTATCGAAGAACTTTATAAAGCGGTATTACCCTTACACTATACTTTACTACCGTTTCAAACGCAAAATCAGGAGAAGCTGGAAGAAGAGGCCTTGCATTTCCTATTGAGCCAAAACGTAGCGGGCATTATCAGTTCGCCAGCACATGAGAACTCAAATATCACATTATTGAAACGTATACATGAGTTTCACTGCCCGATTATTCTGTTTGATCGGATACAGCATAGCCTTGACACGCATAAAATTGGCATACACAACAGCCTGGAAACGTATAATGCAACGGAAGAATTGATCAAAAAAGGGCGAACCAAGATTGCTTTTCTTTGTGGAAAAGATATTGGCAATACGAAAGATCGTATTCGTGGCTATAAGAATGCGTTGTTAAACCATGCCATTCCTTTTGTGGAAGACTACGTAATCTATGCGGATTACCAGAATCCAAACGAAGCGATTGACAGCGAAATCAGGCAAGTGTTATGTGATCTACAGCAGCGCGATCTATTGCCCGACGCTATCGTTGGTGGTACAGACACCCTATCTATTAAAATATTGGGCGTGTTGGCCGATCTTCACCTCGCCGTTCCAGAAGATGTAGCGGTGATTGGCTTTACGAATACCAACCTGGCTGATTACCTCAATCCGGCATTGTCTACTATACGGCAGCCTACACAGAAAATGGCCCAATTGGCGGTGGAACTGTTATTAGAACTTATCGAAAAAAAACGACACAACACAGAAATAGCTTACAAAAGCTACCTATTGCCTTCGCATACGGTGCACCGCAAGTCTTCTGCGATTTAA
- a CDS encoding 3-keto-disaccharide hydrolase, whose translation MLKKYVGYGLLAFLGSAGLLSCTDTSTSEKQAEEVHNPASQTIPKEAEGLLGRWDITVDKEGKAAPSWLEIKLSGFNTLVGYFVSDAGSSRPISHIKLTDGKFSFAIPPQWEGGEGDFTIEGALAGSEIKGTITTNKGNTFQYTGVKAPYLVRSGEAQWGEPITLFNGKDLAGWTTSSDDNQWVVKDGILINQKAGANLISEQKFDDFKLIAEFRYAEGGNSGIYLRGRYEVQIEDSPKDRHPGSLYFGAVYGFLSPNEMVALGPNVWNTYEITLRGRLVTIVANGKTIIQNQEIPGITGGALDSKEGEPGPIYLQGDHTGVEFRKITIIPAK comes from the coding sequence ATGTTAAAAAAATACGTAGGATATGGCCTTTTGGCTTTCCTGGGCTCCGCTGGTTTACTTTCTTGTACTGATACGTCAACGAGCGAAAAACAAGCGGAAGAAGTACATAATCCCGCATCGCAAACCATTCCTAAAGAAGCGGAGGGCTTGCTCGGTCGTTGGGATATCACCGTCGATAAAGAAGGTAAAGCAGCGCCTTCCTGGTTAGAAATAAAGTTATCTGGCTTTAATACCTTAGTTGGTTATTTCGTTAGTGATGCCGGTAGCAGCAGGCCTATATCGCACATCAAATTAACCGATGGAAAATTCTCTTTTGCAATTCCACCGCAATGGGAAGGTGGCGAAGGTGATTTTACCATCGAAGGTGCACTAGCGGGATCGGAAATCAAAGGAACGATTACGACAAATAAAGGCAATACGTTTCAATATACGGGGGTGAAAGCGCCATATTTGGTGCGTAGCGGTGAAGCACAATGGGGAGAGCCCATCACGCTCTTTAACGGAAAAGATCTGGCTGGCTGGACAACATCTTCAGATGACAACCAATGGGTGGTAAAAGACGGTATTTTGATCAACCAAAAAGCGGGCGCAAATCTCATTAGCGAACAAAAGTTTGACGACTTTAAGTTGATCGCTGAATTTCGGTATGCAGAAGGTGGTAACTCTGGTATTTACTTACGTGGTCGTTATGAAGTGCAAATTGAAGATTCACCGAAAGATCGTCATCCGGGTTCTTTATATTTTGGCGCGGTTTACGGCTTTTTATCCCCGAATGAAATGGTTGCTTTAGGGCCAAACGTATGGAATACCTACGAAATCACCTTACGGGGTCGGCTGGTGACTATTGTTGCTAACGGAAAAACCATCATTCAAAACCAGGAGATTCCGGGTATTACCGGTGGTGCACTGGATAGTAAGGAAGGCGAACCCGGACCGATCTATTTACAAGGCGACCATACCGGTGTCGAATTTAGAAAAATCACGATTATTCCAGCAAAATAA